In a single window of the Pseudoxanthomonas sp. F37 genome:
- a CDS encoding VIT family protein, which yields MPRHPRTPATRHRELHRTDRVGWLRASVLGANDGIVSVAGLVVGVAASGATPSTILLTGVAGLVAGAMSMAAGEYVSVQSQADAEAAALALEKSELRDMPDGELAELTQIYVGRGLEPALARQVAEQLTAHDALTAHMRDELGITEELRARPVQAALASAAAFTVGALLPIATTVLAPAGKVAMVTTAATLVGLLLSGGLAARVGGAPVLRGAWRVGFWGAMAMGAAALVGRLFHVSI from the coding sequence ATGCCACGCCATCCACGTACTCCGGCCACGCGTCATCGCGAACTGCACCGCACCGACCGCGTCGGCTGGCTGCGCGCTTCCGTGCTGGGCGCCAACGACGGCATCGTCTCGGTGGCCGGCCTGGTGGTGGGCGTGGCCGCCAGCGGGGCGACGCCTTCCACCATCCTGCTGACCGGCGTCGCCGGCCTGGTCGCCGGCGCCATGTCGATGGCGGCCGGCGAATATGTCTCGGTGCAGTCGCAGGCCGACGCCGAAGCCGCCGCCCTCGCTCTGGAGAAGAGCGAGCTGCGCGACATGCCCGATGGCGAACTGGCCGAGCTCACCCAGATCTACGTCGGCCGTGGACTGGAGCCGGCGCTGGCGCGCCAGGTGGCCGAGCAACTCACCGCGCACGACGCCCTGACCGCGCACATGCGGGACGAGCTGGGCATCACCGAGGAACTGCGCGCGCGTCCGGTGCAGGCGGCGCTGGCGTCCGCCGCCGCCTTTACCGTCGGCGCGCTGCTGCCGATCGCCACCACCGTGCTGGCACCGGCGGGCAAGGTGGCCATGGTCACCACCGCCGCCACCCTCGTCGGCCTGCTGCTGTCCGGCGGCCTGGCGGCGCGCGTAGGCGGCGCGCCGGTGCTGCGCGGCGCGTGGCGGGTCGGGTTCTGGGGGGCGATGGCCATGGGCGCGGCCGCGCTGGTGGGCCGCCTGTTCCACGTCTCGATCTAG
- the arsJ gene encoding organoarsenical effux MFS transporter ArsJ, which produces MRARLSADVRQYALITGNYWAFTLTDGALRMLVVLHFHQLGYSPLQIAMLFLFYEVFGVVTNLVGGWLGARIGLNRTMNIGLAMQVVALSMLLVPAAWLTVPWVMGAQALSGIAKDLNKMSAKSSIKLLVPDSQQGTLYRWVAALTGSKNALKGVGFFLGGALLTTVGFPAAVAAMAAVLLLVWLSSMVLLTRDLGKAKAKPKFRDIFSKSRAINLLSAARMFLFGARDVWFVVALPVFLASTLGWDFWQVGGFLAAWIIGYGLVQSFAPSITGHRARRIPDGRSATGWAVVLATVPAAMAALLVQGVQPAGVLVVGLGVFGVLFALNSALHSYLIVSYADEDGVSLDVGFYYMANALGRLLGTVLSGWVFQRWGLQACLLISAVLIILAALVSLALPRTASDTSVG; this is translated from the coding sequence ATGCGTGCGCGCCTGTCGGCCGATGTTCGCCAGTACGCGCTGATCACCGGCAACTACTGGGCCTTCACCCTGACCGATGGCGCGCTGCGCATGCTGGTGGTGCTGCACTTCCACCAGCTGGGTTACAGCCCGCTGCAGATCGCCATGCTGTTCCTGTTCTACGAAGTCTTCGGTGTGGTCACCAACCTGGTGGGAGGGTGGCTGGGCGCCAGGATCGGACTCAACCGGACCATGAACATCGGGCTGGCGATGCAGGTGGTGGCATTGTCGATGCTGCTGGTGCCCGCGGCCTGGTTGACGGTCCCTTGGGTCATGGGAGCGCAGGCGCTGTCCGGCATCGCCAAGGACCTCAACAAGATGAGCGCCAAGAGCAGCATCAAGCTGCTGGTGCCCGACAGCCAGCAGGGCACCCTGTACCGCTGGGTGGCGGCGCTCACGGGCTCGAAGAACGCGCTGAAGGGCGTGGGGTTCTTCCTGGGCGGGGCGCTGCTGACCACGGTCGGTTTTCCGGCCGCCGTGGCGGCGATGGCGGCTGTCCTGTTGCTGGTATGGCTGTCGAGCATGGTCCTGCTCACGCGCGACCTGGGCAAAGCGAAGGCCAAGCCGAAGTTCCGGGACATCTTCTCCAAGAGTCGCGCCATCAACCTGCTGTCGGCCGCGCGCATGTTCCTGTTCGGCGCGCGCGACGTGTGGTTCGTCGTCGCATTGCCGGTATTCCTGGCTTCCACGCTGGGCTGGGATTTCTGGCAGGTGGGCGGATTCCTCGCGGCGTGGATCATCGGCTACGGCCTGGTGCAGTCGTTCGCGCCGTCCATCACCGGGCACCGGGCGCGCAGGATTCCGGACGGCCGATCCGCCACCGGCTGGGCGGTGGTTCTGGCCACCGTCCCGGCGGCCATGGCGGCGCTGCTCGTGCAGGGCGTCCAGCCCGCCGGCGTGCTGGTGGTGGGGCTGGGCGTTTTCGGCGTGCTGTTCGCGCTCAATTCCGCCCTGCACAGCTACCTGATCGTCAGCTACGCCGACGAGGACGGCGTGTCGCTGGATGTCGGCTTCTACTACATGGCCAACGCCCTGGGCCGGTTGCTGGGCACCGTGCTGTCGGGGTGGGTCTTCCAGCGCTGGGGACTGCAGGCCTGCTTGCTGATTTCCGCCGTGCTGATCATCCTTGCAGCCCTGGTCTCCCTGGCATTGCCCCGCACTGCATCCGATACCTCAGTCGGGTAA
- a CDS encoding ArsJ-associated glyceraldehyde-3-phosphate dehydrogenase — protein MSIRVGINGFGRMGRLTLRAAWDSPDLQFVQINDPAGDAATLAHLLEFDSIHGRWHRGITADGEALVIDGTRIPVARNRDIAATDWSGCDVVIESSGKFRKPDVLQPYLDQGVKRVVVTAPVKSPGVLDVVVGVNHHRFDPAQHRIVSAASCTTNCFAPVVKVIHEGLGIRHGSLTTLHSLTNTQVIVDAPHKDLRRARACGSSLIPTSTGSATAIAEIFPELKGRLNGHAVRVPLTNASLTDCVFEVERATTVEEVNALLKRAAEGGLAGILGYETRPLVSIDYRTDPRSSIVDALSTLVINGTQVKVYAWYDNEWGYVNRTAELVRLVGKAG, from the coding sequence ATGAGCATCCGCGTTGGCATCAACGGCTTCGGCCGCATGGGCCGCCTCACCCTGCGTGCGGCCTGGGACTCTCCCGACCTCCAGTTCGTCCAGATCAACGACCCCGCCGGCGACGCCGCCACCCTGGCGCACCTGCTGGAGTTCGATTCGATCCATGGCCGCTGGCACCGCGGGATCACAGCCGACGGCGAAGCGCTGGTGATCGACGGCACACGCATTCCGGTGGCGCGTAACAGGGACATCGCGGCGACCGACTGGTCGGGCTGCGACGTGGTCATCGAATCCTCCGGCAAATTCCGCAAACCCGATGTGCTGCAACCCTATCTGGACCAGGGCGTGAAGCGCGTGGTGGTGACCGCCCCGGTCAAGTCGCCCGGCGTGCTGGACGTGGTGGTCGGCGTGAACCACCACCGCTTCGATCCCGCGCAGCACCGCATCGTCTCCGCCGCCTCGTGCACGACCAACTGCTTCGCCCCGGTGGTGAAGGTGATCCACGAAGGCCTCGGCATCCGCCACGGCAGCCTGACCACCCTGCACAGCCTGACCAATACCCAGGTGATCGTGGATGCGCCGCACAAGGATCTGCGCCGCGCACGTGCGTGCGGCAGCAGCCTGATCCCGACCTCGACGGGCTCGGCGACCGCCATCGCCGAGATCTTTCCCGAGCTGAAGGGCCGCCTGAATGGACATGCCGTGCGCGTGCCGCTGACCAATGCCTCGCTCACCGACTGCGTGTTCGAGGTGGAGCGCGCGACCACGGTCGAGGAAGTGAACGCACTGTTGAAGCGCGCGGCCGAGGGCGGACTGGCGGGGATCCTGGGCTATGAAACGCGCCCGCTGGTGTCCATCGACTACCGGACCGATCCGCGTTCCAGCATCGTCGATGCGCTGTCCACCCTGGTGATCAATGGCACGCAGGTGAAGGTGTACGCCTGGTACGACAACGAGTGGGGCTACGTGAACCGTACCGCCGAGCTCGTGCGCCTGGTCGGCAAGGCGGGCTGA
- the arsB gene encoding ACR3 family arsenite efflux transporter: MGGFERHLTWWVLGCIGVGTVLGYRLPGAFATLGAAEIARVNLPVAVLIWLMIVPMLLKIDFRAMGEVKRHWKGIGVTVFVNWAIKPFSMALLAWQFVRHVFADHLPAAQIDSYVAGLILLAAAPCTAMVFVWSHLCEGEPRFTLSQVALNDAIMVVAFAPIVGLLLGISSITVPWATLMLSVALYIVVPVAVAAMLRGWVLRRGGEAALQALLKRLGPVSLGALLLTLVLLFGFQGRQIVDQPLVIAMLAVPIVIQVYFNAGVSYWLNRRLGVAHCVAGPSALIGASNFFELAVATAVGVFGVHSGAALATVVGVLVEVPVMLSVVRLVNVSKPWYERRA; encoded by the coding sequence ATGGGCGGCTTCGAGCGCCACCTGACCTGGTGGGTGCTGGGCTGCATCGGAGTGGGCACGGTGCTGGGCTATCGGCTGCCGGGCGCGTTCGCCACGCTGGGGGCGGCGGAAATCGCCAGGGTGAACCTGCCGGTGGCGGTGCTGATCTGGCTGATGATCGTCCCGATGCTGCTGAAGATCGACTTCCGTGCGATGGGCGAGGTGAAGCGGCACTGGAAGGGCATCGGCGTCACCGTGTTCGTGAACTGGGCGATCAAGCCGTTCTCGATGGCCTTGCTGGCGTGGCAGTTCGTGCGCCATGTGTTCGCCGATCACCTGCCTGCGGCGCAGATCGATTCGTACGTGGCCGGACTGATCCTGCTGGCGGCCGCGCCGTGCACGGCGATGGTGTTCGTGTGGAGCCACCTGTGCGAGGGCGAACCGCGCTTCACCCTCAGCCAGGTCGCGCTGAACGACGCCATCATGGTGGTGGCCTTCGCGCCCATCGTCGGCCTGCTGCTGGGCATCTCGTCCATCACCGTGCCATGGGCGACGCTGATGCTGTCGGTGGCGCTGTACATCGTGGTGCCCGTCGCCGTCGCGGCGATGCTGCGCGGATGGGTCCTGCGCCGCGGCGGCGAGGCCGCGCTGCAGGCACTGCTCAAGCGGCTGGGGCCGGTATCGCTGGGCGCGCTGCTGCTCACGCTGGTGCTGCTGTTCGGTTTCCAGGGCCGCCAGATCGTCGACCAGCCGCTGGTCATCGCGATGCTGGCCGTGCCGATCGTGATCCAGGTGTACTTCAACGCCGGCGTGTCGTACTGGCTCAACCGCCGGCTGGGCGTGGCCCATTGCGTGGCGGGACCGTCGGCGCTGATCGGGGCCAGCAATTTCTTCGAACTGGCCGTGGCCACGGCGGTGGGCGTGTTCGGCGTGCATTCCGGCGCGGCGCTGGCCACGGTGGTCGGCGTGCTGGTGGAGGTGCCGGTGATGTTGTCCGTGGTCCGCCTCGTCAATGTGTCGAAGCCCTGGTACGAACGCCGCGCCTGA
- a CDS encoding c-type cytochrome, with protein sequence MRHARVMGLAGLAVLAVGAVAFAQTTVVPVPDNAPVETAPLDINLAKTTWGDAKAGQTKAAACAACHGADGNPSDPQYPRLAGQSERYIAQQLALFASGERNTGMAAVMAPFAQTLNAQDMRDVGAYFATQKSGAGLADDSLVADGPYQGMKFYEVGQQLYRNGDAKRGVPACMACHGPTGAGNPGPAYPHIGGQMQDYTVRRLTEYKAGTTTLKDPAHFNIMAQVAGPLTEQEIQALASYLQGLHARADDLAAAKAGGK encoded by the coding sequence ATGCGCCACGCTCGCGTTATGGGACTTGCCGGACTGGCCGTGTTGGCCGTGGGCGCAGTCGCTTTTGCACAGACCACCGTGGTCCCGGTGCCGGACAATGCGCCGGTCGAGACCGCGCCGCTCGACATCAACCTGGCCAAGACCACCTGGGGCGACGCCAAGGCCGGACAGACCAAAGCGGCCGCCTGCGCGGCCTGCCACGGCGCCGACGGCAACCCCAGCGACCCGCAGTACCCGCGCCTGGCCGGCCAGAGCGAGCGCTACATCGCCCAGCAGTTGGCGCTGTTCGCCTCCGGCGAGCGCAACACCGGCATGGCCGCGGTGATGGCGCCGTTCGCCCAGACCCTCAACGCGCAGGACATGCGCGACGTGGGCGCGTACTTCGCCACCCAGAAGTCCGGTGCCGGCCTGGCCGACGACAGCCTGGTGGCGGACGGTCCGTACCAGGGCATGAAGTTCTATGAAGTCGGCCAGCAGCTGTACCGCAACGGCGACGCCAAGCGCGGCGTGCCGGCCTGCATGGCCTGCCACGGCCCGACCGGTGCCGGCAACCCGGGCCCGGCCTACCCGCACATCGGCGGCCAGATGCAGGACTACACGGTCCGTCGCCTGACCGAATACAAGGCCGGCACCACCACGCTGAAGGACCCGGCCCACTTCAACATCATGGCCCAGGTGGCGGGTCCGCTGACCGAGCAGGAAATCCAGGCGCTCGCCAGCTACCTGCAGGGCCTGCACGCGCGCGCCGACGACCTGGCCGCGGCGAAGGCCGGCGGCAAGTAA
- a CDS encoding tetratricopeptide repeat protein, which translates to MIHRFLCLALLACALSGCERRADNATLAAPSPDAAVPPLFDGFGDLHRDVGTRVPEAQRYFDQGLRMAYGFNHEAAGRAFAEAARLDPQCAMCVWGQALVLGPNINLPMDPSLAKDATALASRAAALAASARHADRALIQALQARYVDPAPDDRSALDRAYADALARVVEQFPEDDDAATLYAEALMDLSPWAYWAADGTPAEHTPRLVGELERVLARNPRHIGAMHYYIHATEASPTPERALPYADALAALAPGSGHLVHMPAHTYIRVGRYHDATLTNFAATTADKDFLAVCRGSNGVYPLGYVPHNWHFATMTTGLTGSRTLALQAAGQTAQRADRAAMGEAPMQFMQQFVVAPWFTQVRFGDWDAILADASPPPALPYPTAIRHFARGLAHARKGALDQASREAQALHAIALDPAMAQVSFFDINNAAAVLRVADALLRGELLRAQGRQDAAIAALREAATAEDALAYNEPADWPLPVRPYLGAALLEAGDAGAAAEVFAQDLKTYPHNGWSLFGLAQAQQKFGQADAARETTRRQAVAWQWADAPLTAARY; encoded by the coding sequence ATGATCCATCGATTCCTGTGCCTGGCCCTGCTCGCCTGCGCGCTGTCGGGCTGCGAGCGCCGCGCGGACAACGCGACGCTGGCCGCCCCCTCGCCGGACGCCGCAGTCCCGCCGCTGTTCGACGGCTTCGGCGACCTGCATCGCGATGTGGGCACCCGCGTGCCGGAGGCGCAGCGCTATTTCGACCAGGGCCTGCGCATGGCCTACGGCTTCAACCACGAAGCGGCCGGACGCGCGTTTGCCGAAGCCGCACGCCTGGATCCGCAGTGCGCGATGTGCGTCTGGGGCCAGGCGCTGGTGCTGGGGCCCAACATCAACCTGCCGATGGACCCCTCCCTGGCCAAGGACGCCACGGCGCTGGCCTCGCGCGCCGCCGCACTGGCGGCATCGGCGCGTCACGCCGACCGCGCCCTGATCCAGGCGCTGCAGGCGCGCTACGTCGATCCGGCGCCTGATGACCGCTCGGCGCTCGACCGCGCCTATGCCGACGCGCTGGCGCGGGTGGTGGAACAGTTTCCCGAAGACGACGACGCGGCCACCCTCTACGCAGAGGCCTTGATGGACCTGTCGCCCTGGGCGTACTGGGCGGCGGACGGTACGCCGGCCGAGCACACGCCACGCCTGGTGGGCGAACTGGAACGCGTGCTGGCGCGCAATCCGCGCCACATCGGTGCGATGCACTACTACATCCATGCCACCGAGGCCTCGCCCACGCCCGAGCGCGCCCTGCCCTATGCCGACGCACTGGCCGCGCTGGCCCCGGGATCCGGCCACCTGGTACACATGCCCGCGCACACCTACATCCGCGTTGGCCGCTACCACGACGCGACCCTGACCAACTTCGCCGCGACCACTGCCGACAAGGATTTCCTGGCGGTGTGCCGCGGCAGCAACGGGGTGTATCCGTTGGGCTACGTGCCGCACAACTGGCATTTTGCCACCATGACCACCGGCCTGACCGGCTCGCGCACGCTGGCGCTGCAGGCGGCGGGACAGACGGCGCAGCGCGCGGACCGCGCCGCGATGGGCGAAGCGCCGATGCAGTTCATGCAGCAGTTCGTGGTGGCGCCCTGGTTCACGCAGGTGCGTTTCGGCGACTGGGACGCGATCCTGGCGGACGCCTCGCCGCCACCGGCGCTGCCCTATCCGACCGCGATCCGCCACTTCGCGCGCGGCCTGGCCCACGCACGCAAGGGCGCGCTGGACCAGGCCTCGCGCGAGGCGCAAGCCCTGCACGCGATCGCGCTGGATCCGGCCATGGCGCAAGTGAGCTTCTTCGACATCAACAACGCCGCAGCCGTACTGCGCGTGGCCGACGCCCTGCTGCGCGGCGAGTTGTTGCGCGCGCAGGGCAGGCAGGACGCCGCCATCGCCGCGCTGCGCGAAGCGGCCACCGCCGAGGATGCGCTGGCCTACAACGAACCCGCCGACTGGCCGTTGCCGGTCCGGCCCTACCTGGGGGCCGCGCTGCTGGAGGCAGGTGACGCGGGCGCGGCGGCGGAGGTATTCGCCCAGGACCTGAAGACCTATCCGCACAACGGATGGTCGCTGTTCGGCCTGGCGCAGGCGCAGCAGAAGTTCGGGCAGGCCGATGCCGCACGCGAGACGACGCGCCGCCAGGCCGTCGCCTGGCAATGGGCGGATGCGCCGCTGACCGCGGCGCGCTACTGA
- a CDS encoding arsenate reductase ArsC — protein MDRPYNLLFLCTGNSARSIMAEAMANHLGKGRFHAYSAGSHPRGRVHPVALQILQDAGLPTAALRSKPWDEFAGVDAPPMDLIITVCDKAAGEACPVWPGHPVTAHWGVEDPAAVTGSPEQVRHAFAHALHLLQHRITLLLALKPEALDRLALETRVREIGRSS, from the coding sequence ATGGACCGCCCCTACAACCTGCTGTTCCTGTGCACCGGCAATTCCGCCCGCAGCATCATGGCCGAAGCCATGGCCAACCACCTGGGCAAGGGCCGCTTCCACGCCTACAGCGCAGGCAGCCATCCACGCGGCCGCGTGCATCCGGTCGCGCTGCAGATCCTGCAGGACGCCGGCCTGCCGACGGCCGCATTGCGCAGCAAGCCGTGGGACGAATTCGCGGGCGTGGATGCGCCGCCGATGGACCTGATCATCACCGTCTGCGACAAGGCGGCCGGCGAAGCGTGCCCCGTGTGGCCCGGCCACCCGGTCACCGCGCACTGGGGCGTCGAAGATCCCGCCGCCGTCACCGGTTCACCGGAGCAGGTCCGCCACGCCTTCGCCCATGCCCTGCACCTGCTGCAGCACCGCATCACCCTGCTGCTTGCGCTCAAGCCCGAAGCGCTGGACCGCCTGGCGCTGGAGACGCGGGTGCGCGAGATCGGCAGATCGTCCTGA
- the arsN2 gene encoding arsenic resistance N-acetyltransferase ArsN2 encodes MNAIHRARAEDLPAITALLAGAALPTTDIGASRIDFWVDEAADGIIAAIGLERHGDAGLLRSLVVAPAHRGSGRAQRLVEVVEAAARSHGLRELVLLTQTAEAFFAKAGYAVIPRGEAPPALQECAEFRALCPASATCMHKPLDGATA; translated from the coding sequence ATGAACGCCATCCACCGCGCCCGCGCGGAAGACCTGCCCGCCATCACCGCGCTGCTTGCCGGCGCGGCCCTGCCCACGACGGATATTGGAGCCTCGCGGATCGACTTCTGGGTGGACGAAGCGGCAGACGGCATCATTGCGGCGATCGGTCTGGAACGGCATGGCGACGCTGGCCTGCTGCGCTCACTGGTGGTCGCTCCCGCGCACCGCGGCAGCGGACGTGCGCAGCGGCTGGTCGAGGTGGTGGAAGCCGCGGCACGCAGTCATGGGCTGCGTGAGCTGGTGCTGCTGACGCAGACTGCCGAAGCGTTCTTCGCCAAGGCCGGTTATGCCGTGATCCCACGCGGCGAAGCACCGCCCGCCCTGCAGGAATGTGCCGAGTTCCGCGCACTGTGTCCGGCGTCGGCGACCTGCATGCACAAGCCCCTGGACGGCGCGACGGCGTAG
- a CDS encoding amidohydrolase family protein, producing MRTANWLSACGMAVWLAFAPLAQAQRAAMVGGTLVDGTLSDPIRDSVVLIEGQRIVAVGTVKTLPVPADATVISTEGMTVMPGLWDMHVHLMINGHADYEHWDRTYPAQFRDVIMPASARQLLLAGVTGARDLGGPLEDSIAVRDAINSGRIPGPTLFVSGPFIQKKPYPGTEQFRWGVDSPADARAKIRRIAQAGVDVVKLIDQDGMSDAELAAIVDEAHRHGLPVVAHAHRPEEIRRGLKAGVDCFEHTGLAASPEYPPDVIAALRERTGNMASGPLFWTPTIEGLYNFPYTVKNHEFIDGSDWHVGLTPAIIDDIKQSLEHPERIGYFQQTPQRWPTLQRKFQQLRESGALLLIGTDSGIPMKFHSGSTWNELDVWVNKLGVPAIDAIRAATYWPAVAMKADKDYGTVTEGKYADIIAVKGDVLKQVALLQRVDIVIKHGQRVK from the coding sequence ATGCGGACGGCGAACTGGTTGAGTGCGTGCGGGATGGCGGTCTGGCTGGCGTTCGCGCCGCTCGCGCAGGCGCAGCGCGCGGCGATGGTGGGCGGCACCCTGGTCGATGGCACCCTGAGCGATCCGATCCGCGACAGCGTCGTCCTGATCGAAGGCCAGCGCATCGTCGCGGTAGGCACGGTGAAGACGCTGCCCGTGCCGGCGGACGCGACCGTCATCTCGACCGAAGGCATGACCGTGATGCCGGGCCTGTGGGACATGCACGTGCACCTGATGATCAACGGGCATGCCGACTACGAGCACTGGGACAGGACCTATCCCGCGCAGTTCCGCGACGTGATCATGCCGGCCTCGGCCAGGCAGCTGCTGCTGGCCGGCGTGACCGGCGCGCGCGACCTGGGCGGCCCGCTGGAGGACAGCATCGCCGTGCGCGATGCGATCAACAGCGGGCGCATTCCCGGGCCCACGCTGTTCGTGTCGGGTCCCTTCATCCAGAAGAAGCCGTACCCCGGCACCGAGCAGTTCCGCTGGGGCGTCGACTCGCCCGCCGATGCGCGCGCCAAGATCCGGCGCATCGCCCAGGCCGGCGTGGACGTGGTGAAGCTGATCGACCAGGACGGCATGAGCGATGCCGAGCTGGCCGCCATCGTCGACGAGGCCCACCGGCACGGGCTGCCGGTGGTCGCGCACGCGCACCGGCCGGAAGAGATCCGCCGCGGCCTGAAGGCCGGCGTGGACTGCTTCGAGCACACCGGCCTGGCGGCATCGCCCGAATACCCGCCGGACGTGATCGCGGCCCTGCGCGAGCGCACCGGCAACATGGCCTCGGGCCCGCTGTTCTGGACGCCGACCATCGAGGGGCTCTACAACTTCCCGTACACGGTGAAGAACCACGAGTTCATTGACGGCAGCGACTGGCACGTGGGCCTGACGCCGGCGATCATCGACGACATCAAGCAGTCGCTGGAGCATCCCGAGCGCATCGGCTACTTCCAGCAGACCCCGCAGCGCTGGCCCACCCTGCAGCGCAAGTTCCAGCAACTGCGCGAGAGCGGCGCCCTGCTGCTGATCGGCACCGATTCCGGCATCCCGATGAAGTTCCACAGCGGCAGCACTTGGAACGAGCTGGACGTGTGGGTGAACAAGCTCGGTGTGCCGGCGATCGATGCCATCCGCGCGGCCACCTACTGGCCCGCCGTGGCGATGAAGGCCGACAAGGACTATGGCACCGTCACCGAAGGCAAGTACGCCGACATCATCGCGGTGAAAGGCGACGTGCTGAAGCAGGTGGCGCTGCTGCAGCGGGTCGACATCGTGATCAAGCACGGCCAGCGGGTGAAGTGA
- the yihA gene encoding ribosome biogenesis GTP-binding protein YihA/YsxC, with translation MSNPLNPAQYLLSAHTTRQLPADGGMEVAFAGRSNAGKSSALNALTHRNGLARVSKTPGRTQQLVFFQVQPDRYLVDLPGYGYAKVPQELQAHWQAFIDQYFRTREALRGLVVVMDIRHPLKDYDRQMLGYAVQRGLPAHALLTKADKLGRGQQGQALQAVKKELFSSFGDTVGVQTFSAESKQGVEEARAVVAGWLGL, from the coding sequence ATGTCGAACCCGCTCAATCCCGCCCAGTACCTGCTCTCGGCGCACACCACCCGGCAGTTGCCGGCCGATGGCGGCATGGAGGTGGCTTTCGCCGGCCGGTCCAATGCCGGCAAGTCCAGCGCCCTCAATGCGCTGACCCACCGCAATGGCCTGGCCCGGGTGTCCAAGACGCCCGGCCGCACCCAGCAGCTGGTGTTCTTCCAGGTGCAGCCCGACCGCTACCTGGTGGACCTGCCCGGCTACGGCTACGCCAAGGTGCCGCAGGAGCTGCAGGCCCACTGGCAGGCCTTCATCGACCAGTATTTCCGCACCCGCGAGGCACTCCGGGGCCTGGTGGTGGTGATGGACATCCGCCATCCGCTGAAGGACTACGACCGCCAGATGCTGGGCTATGCCGTGCAGCGCGGCCTGCCGGCGCACGCCTTGCTGACCAAGGCCGACAAGCTGGGGCGCGGCCAGCAGGGGCAGGCATTGCAGGCGGTGAAGAAGGAACTGTTCTCCTCTTTCGGCGACACCGTCGGCGTGCAGACGTTCTCGGCCGAGTCCAAGCAGGGCGTGGAAGAGGCCCGGGCCGTGGTGGCCGGCTGGCTGGGACTGTAG
- a CDS encoding glutamate--cysteine ligase, with protein MSSPSHVADTPITDRAQLVDYIAAGEKPRADWRIGTEHEKFGFRLDDLRPPTFDGDRGIEALLKGLTRFGWDAIEEKGRVIALSKDGASVTLEPAGQLELSGAALETLHETCVEVGTHLREVKQVADELQLGFLGMGFQPKWRRDEMPWMPKGRYQIMKAYMPKVGQLGLDMMTRTCTVQVNLDYASEADMVKKFRVSLALQPVATALFADSPFTEGRPNGYQSYRSHIWTDTDGDRTGMLDFVFEDGFGYERYVDYLLDVPMYFSYRDGIYHDASGKSFRKFLRGELDVLPGALPTLRDWSDHMTTAFPEVRMKKFLEMRGADSGPWNRICALPAFWVGLLYDDAALDAAWDLVKDFSLIERHALRDGVPKHALKLPFRGGTVRDLAREAVKIAIGGLQRRARLNSKGVDEAGFLDALVEIVEANQTPAERKLALFNGPWQGDIDRVFREFAY; from the coding sequence TTGTCCAGTCCCAGCCACGTCGCCGACACGCCCATCACCGACCGCGCCCAGCTGGTGGACTACATCGCGGCCGGTGAGAAGCCGCGCGCCGACTGGCGCATCGGCACCGAGCACGAGAAGTTCGGTTTCCGCCTGGACGATCTGCGCCCGCCGACCTTCGACGGCGACCGCGGCATCGAGGCGCTGCTGAAGGGCTTGACCCGCTTCGGCTGGGACGCCATCGAAGAGAAGGGCCGCGTGATCGCCCTGTCCAAGGACGGCGCCTCGGTCACCCTGGAGCCGGCCGGCCAGCTGGAACTGTCGGGCGCCGCGCTGGAGACGCTGCACGAAACCTGCGTGGAAGTGGGCACGCACCTGCGCGAGGTGAAGCAGGTGGCCGACGAGCTGCAGCTCGGCTTCCTCGGCATGGGCTTCCAGCCCAAGTGGCGCCGCGACGAGATGCCGTGGATGCCCAAGGGCCGCTACCAGATCATGAAGGCGTACATGCCCAAGGTCGGCCAACTGGGCCTGGACATGATGACGCGCACCTGCACCGTGCAGGTCAACCTGGACTACGCCAGCGAAGCGGACATGGTGAAGAAGTTCCGCGTGTCGCTGGCCCTGCAGCCGGTGGCGACGGCGCTGTTCGCCGACTCGCCGTTCACCGAGGGCAGGCCGAACGGCTACCAGAGCTACCGCTCGCACATCTGGACCGATACCGACGGCGACCGTACCGGCATGCTGGACTTCGTGTTCGAGGACGGCTTCGGTTACGAGCGCTACGTCGACTATCTGCTCGACGTGCCGATGTACTTCTCCTATCGCGACGGCATCTACCACGATGCCAGCGGCAAGTCGTTCCGCAAGTTCCTGCGTGGCGAGCTGGACGTGCTGCCGGGGGCGCTGCCCACGCTGCGCGACTGGTCCGACCACATGACCACCGCCTTCCCCGAAGTGCGGATGAAGAAGTTCCTGGAAATGCGCGGCGCCGACAGCGGCCCCTGGAACCGCATCTGCGCCCTGCCCGCGTTCTGGGTGGGCCTGCTGTACGACGATGCAGCGCTCGACGCGGCCTGGGACCTGGTCAAGGATTTCTCGCTGATCGAGCGCCACGCACTGCGCGACGGCGTGCCGAAGCACGCGCTGAAGCTGCCGTTCCGCGGCGGCACCGTGCGCGACCTCGCCCGCGAGGCGGTGAAGATCGCCATCGGCGGGCTGCAGCGCCGCGCACGCCTCAACAGCAAGGGCGTGGACGAAGCCGGCTTCCTCGACGCGCTGGTGGAGATCGTCGAGGCGAACCAGACGCCGGCCGAGCGCAAGCTGGCCCTGTTCAATGGCCCGTGGCAGGGCGATATCGACCGCGTCTTCCGCGAATTCGCGTACTGA